The following DNA comes from Rhineura floridana isolate rRhiFlo1 chromosome 18, rRhiFlo1.hap2, whole genome shotgun sequence.
TGCGCTTTGCTCCTACATCATCCCGCTCTCCTAGATCCTATCTGCTTCTCTCCTAGCTCTATCTAGCATTTTCCAACATAACACATGAAAGAATTGACATCAAGAGTGAAGAGTCTCTGAAGCTCCTGTTGACCTTCAGCATTATGATCTACCCAGCAGGAGGCCTCATTGGATCGCTGCTGCTTGGCCCCATGGTGGATAACTGTGGCAGGTATAGTGATAATAGGGTGATGGGCCTAAATAGGCACAACAAGAGATGGCATGGGCAAGTAAGGGGTTCTAGATCTTGGGAGCAGCCACCAAGACGTTCCCGTCTCAAGTTCCTGCCAAGCGCAGTTCAGATCTTGGCCGGACAGAAAGAAGACCCTCTCCCAAAGGTCTTAAAACCCAGGCTCATACGATCAGGACCTTGTTGCAACTCCACAACTCGCTGCACTCTTAAGCTTTGGCGGGGTGGAAGGTTGGAGTGATAGTACCTCGCTGCATAAATTGCTTGCCCCATAACTAGCAAAACCAGGGCAAACTATCCATTCGAAAGGTCAGGGCCCCACTGCAACTCCACGGCTCCTCAGCCTCCCATGCTCCTTTGCTGTTAACTGTACTCTCACACGTGTCCTCTTGCACCTTTTCGCTGTCTTTTCAGGAAAGGCACCTTGCTCCTAAACAATGGTTTGGCTGTAGTCGCTGCTGGACTTCTTAGCTTGTCCAACATAGCAGATCTCCATGACTTTAGCGTTTTTGTTCGTTTCATTGTTGGAATATGCTCAGGTGAAAAAAAAAGCATATTgagtttaatattttaatttcttttttaaaacatgcacGCAGAGTGTTCTGCCTTAAATTCATGCCCTTAGAATGGGAGTTTTGCCTCATAATTCCAGATTCCTGGGGCTGCTCAGCAGTAAAGGGTTagggagttgtatccaatgctagtccaactcagaggagacccactaaaattaaaagACATGGCTAGTGTAGGCCCATCAACATTATGCTTTGAAGATCTCCAATACAGGCTCTGGACATTGACCAACTAATTACATCAGTACAAAGATTTTCACTTGTGCAATGaaactccctccccccatctgtTCTGAAGGGAGAAATTGGTTTTTGTTGgcgttttaatgcaaacctatgtAATTCACATTTCCTGAACCTCTATGTGAACAGAACTGcaaccatccttagaaattcgcacttctctgaaatttgcgatgcaattctccaaccaaccaatgtgtgcaaaaatgcatggaTTTAGGTAAAAGTGGTCATAACaatgcttatattaggggaaatgtgcctgTTCCTcagaactgcacacaaaaatatgtttattaggagaaattttcactccAATGCTGACAAACTTTCACAaggactttaaaaacaaacataactACAAATTGCTACAGCAATGTggggagctgaatttaagaccgggaagatgagaaaccaaaatggacagattcgtcTATCCCTCgctctgggatggggaacctgtggctctgtgGATGCTGCTGGGTTCCAGGTCTCGCAGCCTTTCTTGTTTACTTTAAGTGAGAGAGAGGAAACAGAATGGTACTctgtgggctcatctacatgggagcattgcttcataggaaatacactgCATTTACCTTTGTAATAGATTTGCACTGTTTGCACTTCCTGCTCAAAGGTAGCTGCCAATCGTTTttccccattcacacaagtaggcattcctctggggaggattagtcctGCTGTTTTCTTGTGGctctgccctctaattatacactccctctggttgctaaggtgaAGGAGCATGCTCAGTCTCTTCTGCCAGCTGAAGTAGGTTCCtttgaaaaaaaacccagaagtgcaaatatttgtgtattttccgtgcctatggttggtaggatacagctgaaatacaaatatgtttgagcagtgttatgcttttgcacacaagttaggggaaaaagaaaataaaggcactgtttgcagcaacattaaaaaggtcaacagaacagaggagagcagccagaagttgcttgtcagtccACAGGAaacgaaatgaaagaagggaggaggagggaggaggtgtggAGAGGGCAATGATTAACACACActcctaaaagcattggagcaaagtgtctgtaagcactagagaaatggggtgaagactttttttctttcatttttgtattatcagtggattgggttagtacagatttacaggggggaaactgtgtgatagcttctgtttgccagtaaaatCATGTGAATCATGTGAATTTAAAGGAgacagcaccaaacacacagtaaacctcAGTGTAGACAAGCCCCTAGTCCCTTACGATATTGATGAAGCAGTTCCCCCTGCACTCTGCAAGATGCCCTTACATTCCTGCCCATGCATTGCGCTGCTATAAATGTAACCCTTGGGTTATCATTTAACTAGGTATGTTTTCCTTGATGGTCCCATTGTACGTCGTAGAGATCGCCCCAGCCAACCTGAGGGGAGGCCTCACAACAACATCCATTCTGTTTCTCCTCTTTGGAGTCATTATAGCTCAGGTCTTTAGTGGCCGCAACATCTTCGGAACAAAAGAACGTATGTTGGAGAAGGAGGTTgagtgtgggggtggggggagagatccTTTGGCATGTAACTAGCATGTCTTTTCCCCTGTAGGACTGCCGTTAATGACGGGCTTCACTGGAATCATTGCATTGTTGACCATCCCCTTCCTGATTTTCTCTCCCGAAAGTCCGAGATTTCTGCTCATTCAGAAGAGTAATGAAGAAAAAGCAAGGCGAGGTATGGTGACCTCAGTCTTTCCAGTAACCTCCAGGCAATGACTGCTGgtggccattgggactggtggggcggaaggcagggagccttaacagtaggtagagccagagccaatgacaggcggagccagcTATTTCTACCTTtgaccccatcctcctccctgctgagttctacaagatcaacactgagagtaaggaggaggaaggtgacaggcagggccaccaccCACTGTGCCGGTTGCAAGAAAGAAGGCCAAAAGGTGGGGGCTGGGTAATGGCAGagggaggttggtggggcagtgccccacgtGCCCTAATGGAACAACCTCTGCTGGGAACTGGCCCTCTGGGCCAAAACATTTCCCCAgaatggaggccttcaagaggatgctttaagttggattcctgcactgagcagggggttggactcgatggcccttccaactgtactgttctatggttctatgatgcCTGTTATGGTGCGTCTGATCTTTATGGTCTGTCGACCAAATAAATGAAACTGGACTGGACTGTGTGTGGTGCCTGAAAGTTCTTGAAACctgctctctgtctctgtgtctctgtCTGTCGCTCTCGTGCTCTGTCTCTGTCGCTCTCTCTTTctgccccttcctctctctccatCCAGTCTTGAAGAAGCTGAGGGGGCAGGACAATGTGGAGGATGAGATTGAAGAGCTCCGTCAAGAAAACCACTTGGAGATGGCAGAAAAGGAAATGACTGTGTTTTCGCTTCTGAGTTCCCGCAATCTCCGGTGGCACCTCATCTCCGTCATAGTCTTGATGGGGGGACACCAATTTTCTGGTGTAAGCGGGGTAAGGAAGACTACGCCCCACGTGGTTAGGAGAATCAGGCCAGGGACACTGTGGACTCTGGAGcttgttttatgctgtttccagcccaagggccacattcccttctggccagccttctgagggccacaggccaggggtgggtggagccagatgcaaaaatGGGTGCGCAattaattttacttttattttatttttgctttattttacttttgtacagtaagaTATTCTCTACACGCACGCACACCTCTCTGTGTTTCATCTGTTGGGTTCTCCAATGGTTGGTAGACCAATTAGCGATTAGAGAGTTTAGCCTAGCTCAGCGCTCTGTGCTGCGTGgggtgtgattttacctgagagaaagcaaactcgtaccttgctttgaatcactCAGACATAGACTTGGTTTCAGAATAAGAAAAGACTAAATAGAAATACGTCCTGGATAGGAAAAGTGCGACTTCcctctagctaagttggagactgCAATGACCATGCCTGGACGTTGCCactcatgctagaggagaggaaaGAAAGAGAGCATGACTCCTCCTTCTCTGGTGGtctgcagagaagagagaaacaggaaggtgagtcagaggtgtgaaTAGCTCCCTGTGGCATATCAGTTTACgtggaaggaagacagacagaaaagatgagcgcaggtcagtggcagcctagccagctatgAGGactatctctctttctctctcgaccccccccccccatgcaaagaggaccaaatgggagttgctgttGTTGCACTTCTAACACCATCCACTGAAGCAAGTGGCGTGATtggagttgaaggacacatttccagccaAGCTGAAACACTCAGAGCCAGTGAAAAGGTGGGGTGAGGGGGCGTGGCCTGGAGAGAGCTCTAAGGGCCGGATATAAAGGCCTGGAGGACCATGTTTGTGTCTCAGCCCTGAGGTTCGCCAGCCCTGTATTACACATGtatcctccccaaatctctggCAAGGTTTGCCTGCCTTTGTGCAGAATAAAACTCTCTTTCTGTAAGCTTATGACTTCCTTCTGTTTGCCGTGATCGGATTTCAGGCATACTTTTACTCCGAAAAAATCTACAGGTCCATATTGACGAAAGCAAGCAATATACGGTATATGAATCTTGGTGTGACGTGTACCCTCATTGTGGTGACTGTCATAACGGTAagcctctcttcttcctccctccctccctccaagtcTCCAAGCTCAGTCCAAGAGAGGTTCAGAAGGCTGAAATTTGGCCTGAGGTTTCCTCACCTGAGCCAGTgatgcagatgtggggaacctttggtccttcagatgtttctgacctgcagctcccatcacccctggccattggctacgcATGcagggggttgatgggagttgtagttcagcaggaggaactggaaggctaaaggttccccatgcctgtcataaataataataatgataatgggtTGTAGAAATAGTTGTACTTTATAAAAATCCTAGCCCATGCTAATATaatattaacaattttatcttccAATAGGGTGTACGTTTCAAGCATGATCAATTCCCAGAGCAGAAGCACTTTCCTTGGAAGGAATTGTTCATCCTTGAAACAGCCCTGTCTGAAGCTACTAAAATATTTTCATGCTGTGCAGCTTCTAGAGAATGAATATGCATTAAGCCAAATACTTTTTATTGCATATTTGtggtgatttgtgctcatgatgctattttGGGGTGGTCTCACACAGGACCCCGCAAACCTGCAATCATGAGAAGAGGCAGGGTCCTGGCAACCACAGTTTTAACTTGGCTGCCAAAATCAGCCCAGAACTGTGGATAGCCCCAGGGTTAACCAAGGAGATTTCTGGCCGAGTAGGGATTTGAGTCCAGGTCTGACACATTCTCTCCTCAACACTGTGCTGGCTTGCGATGACCTCgcacaagaagtagtgatagccaccaacctggatggctttaaaaagaggattggaTACATTCATGGGGgagaaggctactagccatgagggctatgttctccctccaatgtcagaggtaatctgcctttgaatgccagttgctggga
Coding sequences within:
- the LOC133372508 gene encoding solute carrier family 2, facilitated glucose transporter member 5-like isoform X1, giving the protein MMDMKQTENPTPKKKKLTKMLALATVISCTGSLQLGYMHWTVLNPDLLYLAFSNITHERIDIKSEESLKLLLTFSIMIYPAGGLIGSLLLGPMVDNCGRKGTLLLNNGLAVVAAGLLSLSNIADLHDFSVFVRFIVGICSGMFSLMVPLYVVEIAPANLRGGLTTTSILFLLFGVIIAQVFSGRNIFGTKERLPLMTGFTGIIALLTIPFLIFSPESPRFLLIQKSNEEKARRVLKKLRGQDNVEDEIEELRQENHLEMAEKEMTVFSLLSSRNLRWHLISVIVLMGGHQFSGVSGAYFYSEKIYRSILTKASNIRYMNLGVTCTLIVVTVITISAVDSVGRRFLLLLGFMICSICCILLTLILELQGNNPWLGYFSTFFAITFFIGHMIGPAPITYLVTLELFLQSSRASAFVVGGFVNWLTRFLSLVIFLLLEPFTGPYSLLIFWFLCTTTFICIFMMIPETRDKTFLETHQFILLKAAKKKEKKEDQEAV
- the LOC133372508 gene encoding solute carrier family 2, facilitated glucose transporter member 5-like isoform X2 — its product is MIYPAGGLIGSLLLGPMVDNCGRKGTLLLNNGLAVVAAGLLSLSNIADLHDFSVFVRFIVGICSGMFSLMVPLYVVEIAPANLRGGLTTTSILFLLFGVIIAQVFSGRNIFGTKERLPLMTGFTGIIALLTIPFLIFSPESPRFLLIQKSNEEKARRVLKKLRGQDNVEDEIEELRQENHLEMAEKEMTVFSLLSSRNLRWHLISVIVLMGGHQFSGVSGAYFYSEKIYRSILTKASNIRYMNLGVTCTLIVVTVITISAVDSVGRRFLLLLGFMICSICCILLTLILELQGNNPWLGYFSTFFAITFFIGHMIGPAPITYLVTLELFLQSSRASAFVVGGFVNWLTRFLSLVIFLLLEPFTGPYSLLIFWFLCTTTFICIFMMIPETRDKTFLETHQFILLKAAKKKEKKEDQEAV